A genomic window from Populus nigra chromosome 7, ddPopNigr1.1, whole genome shotgun sequence includes:
- the LOC133699029 gene encoding protein JINGUBANG-like, giving the protein MKHERGISTMVAELSIHRPTFCALLHSDPAIFNQDDDESSNKNSPTSTNMSPRYYSSFTPPSGELSPYLSPWSQLSPYTKSPWIIPSPVSHKLSKNGLVGSISREEGHVYSIAASGDFLYTGSDSKNVRVWKNLKEFSGFKSNSGLVKAIVVCSEKIFTSHQDGKIRVWTISTRNPSVYRRVGTLPTLKDCVKGSLNPKNYVEVRRHRNVLRIKHFDAVSCLSLNQDQGLLYSGSWDKTLKVWRISDYKCLESINAHDDAINSVVTGFDSLVFTGSADGTVKAWRRELQGRGTRHFLVQTLLKHENAVTALSVNQESAVIYCGSSDGLVNFWEREKLLSHGGVLRGHKMAVLCLASAGNLVFSGSADKSICVWRREGGGVHSCLAVLTGHGGPVKCLAVVEDQESDEGDQRWIVYSGSLDKSVKVWCVTENAPKWREYPSPRLGFSSHTQNKRQYHG; this is encoded by the coding sequence ATGAAACACGAAAGAGGCATCAGCACCATGGTTGCAGAACTCTCAATACACCGACCAACTTTCTGTGCTCTCTTGCATTCCGATCCTGCAATTTTTAATCaagatgatgatgaatcaagcaacaaaaACAGCCCAACTTCAACCAATATGAGTCCTAGATATTACAGCAGTTTCACCCCACCAAGTGGCGAGCTCTCTCCTTACCTCTCCCCATGGAGCCAACTGTCTCCATACACTAAATCTCCTTGGATAATACCATCTCCAGTCAGCCATAAGCTCTCTAAAAATGGCCTTGTTGGATCAATATCACGTGAAGAAGGTCATGTTTATTCTATAGCTGCTTCTGGTGATTTTCTATACACTGGCTCCGATAGCAAGAACGTACGTGTATGGAAGAATTTGAAGGAGTTTTCAGGGTTTAAATCCAACAGTGGATTGGTTAAGGCCATTGTTGTATGCAGTGAAAAGATTTTCACTAGTCATCAAGATGGCAAGATCAGAGTCTGGACGATATCTACCAGAAACCCTAGTGTTTACAGACGAGTTGGGACCTTGCCAACTCTTAAAGATTGCGTCAAAGGCTCTTTGAATCCCAAGAACTACGTAGAAGTTCGTAGACATCGCAATGTTTTACGTATCAAGCATTTCGACGCAGTTTCTTGCCTAAGCCTGAATCAAGATCAGGGTTTATTATACTCAGGATCCTGGGACAAAACCCTAAAAGTTTGGCGAATTTCAGACTATAAATGCCTTGAATCAATCAACGCCCACGACGATGCTATAAATTCAGTTGTCACCGGGTTCGATTCTTTGGTGTTTACCGGCTCAGCTGATGGAACAGTGAAAGCATGGAGAAGGGAGCTTCAAGGGAGAGGAACTCGGCATTTTTTGGTTCAAACACTGTTAAAACATGAAAACGCCGTGACAGCGCTCTCGGTAAATCAAGAATCAGCtgtaatttactgtggttcatCCGATGGGTTGGTGAATTTTTGGGAACGTGAGAAGCTCTTGTCACATGGTGGGGTCCTCAGGGGCCACAAAATGGCCGTCCTTTGCTTGGCATCGGCTGGTAATCTGGTGTTTAGTGGGTCCGCTGACAAGAGTATTTGTGTGTGGCGTAGGGAAGGTGGCGGCGTCCATTCTTGCTTGGCAGTTTTGACTGGTCATGGTGGGCCAGTGAAATGCCTAGCCGTTGTAGAAGATCAAGAATCTGACGAAGGAGATCAGCGGTGGATAGTGTATAGTGGGAGTTTAGACAAGTCTGTTAAGGTTTGGTGCGTGACAGAGAACGCGCCAAAGTGGAGGGAGTATCCATCACCTAGGTTGGGCTTCTCTTCACATACccaaaacaaaagacaatatcaCGGGTAG